Proteins encoded within one genomic window of Nitrospira sp.:
- a CDS encoding type II/IV secretion system protein translates to MERSLLDCIAYRELVGPVELDAAVEESLSREIDLETVLIDTYRVPKSALGQALSEFYQCPYVPYDERTIIDPELLKNLSFDYLRRNAWIPLKRQGTVLDILINDPHDLEKGVDIRRAFPATTIRFLVGLRRDIEQYLLVATGQANGGSITDILGELVDEASIERNVELERREIDENDSAIVRLVNQIIAEAYRLEASDVHVEPYADRKETAVRFRVDGTCFTYMRIPATYRRAIVSRLKIMANLDIAERRKPQDGKIRFKLAKDREIEVRVATLPTAGNNEDVVLRLLTAKETMPLEAMDFPPGVLQTVKELSEQPYGIFLCVGPTGSGKTTTLHAVMKHINTDERKIWTAEDPIELTQEGLRQVQVHPKIGFTFASAMRAFLRADPDVIMIGEMRDKETADTAIEASLTGHLVMSTLHTNSAVETVTRLLDMGCDSFNFADAMLGVLAMRLCKRICSQCKEEYRPTQQEYDELVQGYGARYWEKLGVSNSDDLKLYRGKGCEACNHAGFKGRVALHELLVGSEEVKTLIQSRARTAEILNVAMREGMVTLLQDGIQKVLKGLTAYRQVRAVAVK, encoded by the coding sequence ATGGAGAGGAGTCTCCTGGATTGTATCGCCTATCGGGAGCTCGTCGGTCCGGTCGAATTGGATGCGGCAGTAGAAGAGTCGCTTTCGCGAGAAATCGATCTGGAGACTGTCCTGATCGATACATATCGTGTCCCGAAGTCGGCACTCGGCCAAGCGCTGAGTGAGTTCTATCAGTGTCCCTATGTTCCGTACGACGAACGGACGATCATTGATCCGGAACTCTTGAAAAACCTGAGCTTCGATTATCTCAGGAGGAACGCATGGATTCCGTTGAAACGTCAGGGTACCGTGCTCGACATTCTCATTAATGACCCGCATGATTTAGAGAAAGGCGTGGATATCCGGAGGGCATTCCCTGCAACCACGATCCGATTTTTGGTCGGGCTTCGGCGGGATATCGAACAATACCTGCTCGTGGCAACAGGTCAAGCGAATGGCGGCTCAATCACGGATATCCTTGGAGAACTGGTTGACGAAGCCAGCATCGAAAGGAATGTGGAATTAGAGCGAAGAGAGATCGACGAAAACGATTCTGCCATCGTCCGGCTGGTCAATCAGATTATCGCGGAGGCCTATCGACTGGAGGCCTCGGACGTTCACGTTGAGCCCTATGCAGATCGTAAAGAAACCGCCGTACGGTTCCGGGTTGATGGAACCTGCTTTACCTACATGCGGATTCCTGCCACGTATCGGCGTGCCATCGTCTCGCGCTTGAAGATTATGGCCAATTTGGATATTGCCGAGCGACGGAAGCCTCAAGATGGGAAGATTCGCTTCAAGTTGGCGAAGGACCGTGAAATTGAAGTGAGGGTAGCAACCCTCCCGACGGCGGGAAACAATGAGGATGTCGTGTTACGGCTTTTGACTGCCAAGGAAACCATGCCGTTGGAAGCCATGGATTTCCCCCCTGGTGTGTTGCAGACCGTGAAAGAGCTCTCAGAACAGCCGTATGGCATTTTCCTGTGCGTGGGGCCGACCGGGTCAGGGAAGACTACCACGCTGCACGCCGTGATGAAACACATCAACACGGATGAGCGAAAAATTTGGACCGCAGAAGATCCCATCGAACTTACACAAGAAGGGCTGCGGCAGGTACAAGTGCATCCAAAGATTGGGTTTACCTTCGCCTCAGCGATGCGGGCGTTCCTCCGTGCCGACCCGGATGTCATCATGATTGGAGAGATGCGTGACAAAGAAACAGCAGACACTGCCATTGAAGCCTCGCTCACCGGCCATCTGGTGATGAGCACGTTACACACTAATAGTGCGGTAGAAACCGTGACACGGTTACTCGATATGGGATGTGACTCGTTTAACTTTGCGGATGCGATGTTGGGTGTCCTCGCCATGCGGCTTTGTAAACGTATCTGTTCCCAGTGCAAAGAAGAGTACCGTCCGACCCAACAGGAATATGACGAGCTTGTGCAGGGCTATGGGGCGAGATATTGGGAAAAACTCGGTGTCAGCAATTCCGATGACCTAAAACTGTATCGCGGAAAAGGCTGCGAAGCCTGCAATCACGCAGGATTTAAAGGGCGTGTCGCATTGCACGAACTTCTGGTCGGCTCAGAAGAGGTCAAAACGCTGATTCAAAGCCGAGCGCGCACAGCAGAAATTCTAAATGTCGCCATGCGGGAAGGGATGGTCACTCTATTGCAAGACGGCATTCAGAAAGTACTGAAGGGACTGACAGCGTACCGACAAGTTCGCGCCGTGGCTGTAAAGTAA